The following are encoded together in the Streptomyces flavofungini genome:
- a CDS encoding ABC transporter permease yields MSEALLASETPGAGATTAPVPASGARQFWRRLRTQRAALVAAAAVALLVLVALAAPLLTALEGQDPTSYHPGLVDSARGGVPVGSFGGISADHWLGVEPQTGRDLFARLVYGARVSLGVAVVATVLQVAIGIAVGLASGLGGRWLDQTLSRATDVMVALPLMVLALALLAVVPSGFPRPVLVALVIGFVGWGGIAKVVRAKTISLKSLDHVAAARLSGWSGARIARRELLPALAAPVITYAALLVPTNITVEAALSFLGVGVKPPTASWGQMLTSADVWYQAAPQYLLLPAAALFVTVLALTVLGDGVRTALDPRAASRLRIGTGRKREDAS; encoded by the coding sequence ATGAGTGAGGCCCTGTTGGCCTCGGAGACCCCGGGGGCGGGTGCCACCACGGCGCCCGTCCCCGCCTCCGGAGCCCGTCAGTTCTGGCGGCGGCTGCGCACGCAGCGCGCCGCCCTCGTCGCGGCGGCCGCCGTCGCGCTGCTCGTCCTGGTCGCGCTCGCCGCGCCCCTGCTCACCGCCCTGGAGGGCCAGGACCCCACCTCGTACCACCCCGGTCTCGTCGACTCCGCGCGCGGCGGCGTGCCCGTCGGCTCGTTCGGCGGCATCAGCGCCGACCACTGGCTCGGCGTCGAACCGCAGACCGGCCGCGACCTGTTCGCCCGGCTCGTGTACGGCGCCCGGGTGTCCCTCGGCGTCGCCGTCGTCGCCACGGTCCTCCAGGTCGCCATCGGCATCGCCGTCGGGCTCGCCAGCGGCCTCGGCGGGCGCTGGCTCGACCAGACGCTCAGCCGCGCCACCGACGTCATGGTGGCGCTGCCCCTGATGGTCCTCGCGCTCGCGCTGCTCGCCGTCGTGCCGAGCGGCTTCCCGCGGCCGGTGCTCGTCGCGCTGGTCATCGGGTTCGTGGGCTGGGGCGGGATCGCGAAGGTCGTGCGGGCCAAGACCATCTCGCTGAAGTCCCTCGACCACGTGGCGGCGGCCCGGCTCAGCGGCTGGAGCGGCGCCCGGATCGCCCGCCGCGAGCTGCTGCCCGCGCTCGCCGCGCCCGTCATCACGTACGCCGCGCTGCTCGTCCCCACGAACATCACCGTCGAGGCGGCCCTGTCCTTCCTCGGCGTCGGCGTCAAGCCGCCCACCGCCTCCTGGGGACAGATGCTGACCTCGGCCGACGTCTGGTACCAGGCGGCCCCGCAGTACCTGCTGCTGCCCGCCGCCGCGCTGTTCGTGACCGTGCTCGCGCTGACCGTCCTCGGCGACGGAGTGCGCACGGCCCTCGACCCGCGGGCGGCATCGCGGCTGCGGATCGGCACCGGCCGGAAGCGGGAGGACGCGTCGTGA
- a CDS encoding ABC transporter substrate-binding protein: protein MRLRRQKSVISRRVAVASASLVVLSVGAAACAGPEDKNEAGGGGKPQRGGTLTVLNSNPQSDFDPARLYTSGGGNVPSLVFRTLTTRNREDGAEGTKVVPDLAESLGKPSKNATVWTYKIKKGVKFEDGTPVTTKDIKYGIERSFAAELSGGAPFLRDWLIGGDKYQGPYKDKKGLDSVETPDDQTIVFRLNKPVGDFDYVATQTSFAPVPKAKDKGTEYEEHPVSTGPYKVVKNSGDGERLQLERNPHWSAKTDAERKAYPDKIDVRSGLNSSVINQRLSASQGADAAAITTDTNLGPAELAKVTGDKKLAAQVGTGHFGYTNYLAFNPKVKPFDDPKVRQAIAYAVDRTSVINAAGGSSLAEPATTFLPNQESFGYTKFDHFPAGASGNAEKAKELLKAAGHKDGLTITLTHSNDKNFETSPEIATAIQDALKKAGITVKLQGLEDNDYEDKVHDAKDEPGLFLAHWGADWPSGGPFLAPIFDGRQIVEDGYNFNSSFLDDKSVNKEIDEINKLTDHAAAAKRWGALDKKIGAKALNVPLFHPVYKRLYGKDVKNVVISDWTGVLDVSQVAVK from the coding sequence ATGCGTCTGCGTCGTCAGAAGTCCGTCATATCCCGCCGGGTGGCCGTGGCATCCGCCAGCCTGGTCGTGCTCTCCGTGGGCGCCGCGGCCTGCGCGGGCCCGGAGGACAAGAACGAGGCGGGCGGCGGCGGCAAGCCGCAGCGGGGCGGCACGCTCACCGTCCTCAACAGCAACCCGCAGAGCGACTTCGACCCGGCGCGCCTGTACACCTCCGGCGGCGGCAACGTACCGAGCCTCGTCTTCCGCACCCTGACCACCCGCAACCGCGAGGACGGCGCCGAGGGCACCAAGGTCGTCCCCGACCTCGCCGAGAGCCTCGGCAAGCCGAGCAAGAACGCCACGGTGTGGACGTACAAGATCAAGAAGGGCGTGAAGTTCGAGGACGGCACGCCGGTCACCACCAAGGACATCAAGTACGGCATCGAGCGCTCCTTCGCCGCCGAACTGTCCGGCGGCGCGCCCTTCCTGCGGGACTGGCTCATCGGCGGCGACAAGTACCAGGGCCCCTACAAGGACAAGAAGGGCCTCGACTCCGTCGAGACGCCGGACGACCAGACGATCGTCTTCCGCCTCAACAAGCCCGTCGGCGACTTCGACTACGTGGCCACGCAGACGTCGTTCGCGCCCGTGCCGAAGGCCAAGGACAAGGGCACCGAGTACGAGGAGCACCCGGTCTCCACCGGCCCCTACAAGGTCGTCAAGAACAGCGGCGACGGCGAGCGGCTCCAGCTGGAGCGCAACCCGCACTGGTCGGCGAAGACCGACGCCGAGCGCAAGGCCTACCCCGACAAGATCGACGTGCGCTCCGGCCTCAACTCCTCCGTCATCAACCAGCGGCTCTCCGCGAGCCAGGGCGCCGACGCCGCCGCGATCACCACCGACACCAACCTCGGACCCGCCGAGCTCGCCAAGGTCACCGGCGACAAGAAGCTCGCCGCGCAGGTCGGCACCGGCCACTTCGGCTACACCAACTACCTCGCCTTCAACCCGAAGGTGAAGCCGTTCGACGACCCCAAGGTCCGCCAGGCCATCGCCTACGCCGTCGACCGCACCTCGGTCATCAACGCCGCCGGCGGCTCCTCGCTCGCCGAGCCCGCCACCACCTTCCTGCCGAACCAGGAGTCCTTCGGATACACGAAGTTCGACCACTTCCCGGCAGGCGCGTCCGGCAACGCGGAGAAGGCCAAGGAGCTCCTGAAGGCGGCCGGCCACAAGGACGGCCTGACCATCACGCTCACGCACTCCAACGACAAGAACTTCGAGACCAGCCCGGAGATCGCGACCGCGATCCAGGACGCCCTGAAGAAGGCCGGCATCACCGTCAAGCTCCAGGGCCTGGAGGACAACGACTACGAGGACAAGGTCCACGACGCCAAGGACGAGCCCGGCCTGTTCCTCGCCCACTGGGGTGCCGACTGGCCCTCCGGCGGCCCCTTCCTCGCCCCGATCTTCGACGGCCGCCAGATCGTCGAGGACGGCTACAACTTCAACTCCAGCTTCCTGGACGACAAGTCGGTCAACAAGGAGATCGACGAGATCAACAAGCTGACCGACCACGCCGCCGCCGCGAAGCGCTGGGGCGCCCTCGACAAGAAGATCGGCGCCAAGGCCCTGAACGTGCCGCTGTTCCACCCCGTCTACAAGCGCCTGTACGGCAAGGACGTCAAGAACGTCGTGATCAGTGACTGGACGGGCGTCCTCGACGTCTCCCAGGTCGCGGTCAAGTAG
- a CDS encoding Ms4533A family Cys-rich leader peptide, with protein sequence MSIRHASVSAALELALFGVTALCVADIHCR encoded by the coding sequence ATGTCGATCCGTCACGCCTCCGTGAGCGCCGCCCTTGAGCTGGCGCTGTTCGGCGTGACCGCGCTCTGCGTGGCCGACATTCACTGTCGCTGA
- a CDS encoding DUF3152 domain-containing protein, whose translation MGRHSRRGPAASSDTTSTSGIGGTTPGPQPNRTPPSAPAAPAQGGGSGRRRRGTAPEGTPAHGIPLPTPPYGDPAHTPAHGFPQHTPPRGVPRQTPPGGVPHVRGGHPEQREAGGGWGEVAGTGAGPRVGAGYGVVPPGARTPGPRRDYMDAFDDTGAHGAVDDLDDPDLFTARAVPPRRTPPRDPYESVTVWESDGFDDGDGGGTDADPYGDDDGEPDARTGKGREKNRARTVTGIAAAAVTTVLAVIVAGQVADGGSDDSQPAQGADKGADSREGRDPASRSDNRPTPSKDTQPRPATYEEKMGKKYPLDAKLAASGEFDAIRGFDKAPGKGRKFRYRVDVEKGMGLDGALFAQAVQKTLNDKRSWAHGGGRTFERISSGKPDFVITLASPVTTAKWCAKSGLDTLQQNVSCDSAATERVMINAYRWARGAKTYGDRIHPYRQMLINHEVGHRLGYGHVDCRRDGELAPVMQQQTKFLDHDGIRCKANPWAFPES comes from the coding sequence GTGGGACGTCATAGCCGCCGCGGCCCGGCCGCCTCTTCGGACACCACGAGCACCTCCGGCATAGGGGGTACCACCCCCGGGCCCCAGCCGAACCGGACGCCCCCGTCGGCTCCGGCCGCCCCCGCGCAGGGCGGCGGCTCCGGCCGCCGCAGACGCGGTACGGCCCCCGAGGGCACGCCCGCGCACGGCATCCCGCTGCCCACACCGCCCTACGGCGACCCGGCGCACACCCCGGCCCACGGATTCCCGCAGCACACGCCCCCGCGCGGCGTCCCCCGCCAGACCCCTCCCGGCGGCGTCCCGCACGTGCGTGGCGGGCACCCCGAGCAGCGGGAGGCCGGGGGCGGCTGGGGCGAGGTCGCGGGCACGGGCGCCGGGCCCCGGGTGGGGGCCGGGTACGGCGTCGTGCCGCCGGGCGCGCGCACGCCCGGGCCCCGGCGCGACTACATGGACGCCTTCGACGACACCGGCGCGCACGGCGCCGTCGATGACCTCGACGACCCGGACCTCTTCACCGCCCGCGCGGTGCCGCCGCGGCGCACCCCGCCCCGCGACCCGTACGAGTCCGTGACGGTCTGGGAGTCCGACGGCTTCGACGACGGTGACGGCGGCGGCACCGACGCCGACCCGTACGGCGACGACGACGGCGAGCCCGACGCCCGTACCGGCAAGGGCCGCGAGAAGAACCGCGCCCGCACCGTCACCGGCATCGCCGCCGCGGCCGTCACCACCGTCCTCGCCGTCATCGTGGCCGGTCAGGTCGCCGACGGCGGCAGCGACGACAGCCAGCCCGCCCAGGGCGCGGACAAGGGCGCCGACAGCCGTGAAGGGCGCGACCCGGCGTCCCGCTCGGACAACCGGCCCACGCCGTCCAAGGACACGCAGCCCCGTCCGGCGACGTACGAGGAGAAAATGGGCAAGAAATACCCGCTGGACGCGAAACTCGCCGCGTCCGGGGAATTCGACGCCATCCGCGGATTCGACAAGGCACCGGGCAAGGGACGGAAATTCCGCTACCGCGTCGACGTCGAGAAGGGCATGGGCCTGGACGGCGCCCTGTTCGCGCAGGCCGTGCAGAAGACCCTGAACGACAAGCGGAGTTGGGCGCACGGCGGCGGCCGCACCTTCGAGCGGATCTCCTCCGGGAAACCCGACTTCGTCATCACGCTGGCCAGCCCTGTGACCACCGCGAAATGGTGCGCCAAATCCGGACTCGACACGCTGCAGCAGAATGTGTCCTGCGATTCCGCGGCCACCGAGCGCGTCATGATCAACGCCTATCGGTGGGCCCGCGGCGCCAAGACCTACGGCGACCGCATCCACCCGTACCGGCAGATGCTCATCAACCACGAGGTCGGCCACCGGCTCGGCTACGGCCACGTCGACTGCCGCCGCGACGGCGAACTGGCGCCGGTCATGCAGCAGCAGACCAAGTTCCTCGACCACGACGGAATCCGCTGCAAGGCCAACCCCTGGGCGTTCCCGGAGAGTTGA
- a CDS encoding alpha/beta fold hydrolase codes for MSSTELPPVLAAVAAPKPGAVAVAEGERLSSVALPGLTLNVRSRPSVRPGLPPALYVHGLGGSSQNWSALMPLLEDVVDCEALDLPGFGDSPPPDDGDYSVTGHARAVIRHLDAAGRGPVHLVANSLGGAVSTRVAAVRPDLVRTLTLISPALPELRVQRTAMPTGLLAVPGVAGLFTRLTKDWTAEQRVRGVLGLCYGDPGRVTPEGFRAAVREMERRLALPYFWDAMARSARGIVNAYTLGGQHGLWRQAERVLAPTLLVYGGRDLLVSYRVARKAAAAFRDSRLLTLPDAGHVAMMEYPETVAAAIRELLADTGELAGPDELSEAPGVRDGGRVSDHRDSGSRS; via the coding sequence ATGTCTTCGACCGAGTTGCCGCCCGTGCTGGCCGCTGTCGCCGCCCCCAAGCCGGGCGCCGTCGCCGTCGCCGAGGGCGAGCGGCTCTCCTCGGTCGCCCTGCCCGGGCTCACTCTGAACGTGCGCTCGCGCCCGTCGGTGCGCCCCGGACTGCCGCCCGCGCTGTACGTGCACGGGCTCGGCGGGTCCTCGCAGAACTGGTCGGCGCTGATGCCGCTGCTCGAGGACGTCGTGGACTGCGAGGCCCTCGACCTGCCCGGCTTCGGGGACTCGCCGCCGCCGGACGACGGCGACTACTCGGTCACCGGGCACGCCCGCGCGGTCATCCGCCATCTGGACGCCGCCGGGCGCGGCCCCGTCCACCTGGTGGCCAATTCCCTGGGCGGCGCCGTGTCGACGCGCGTCGCCGCGGTCCGGCCGGACCTGGTGCGCACGCTCACGCTGATCTCGCCCGCGCTGCCGGAGCTGCGGGTGCAGCGCACGGCGATGCCGACGGGCCTGCTCGCCGTGCCCGGTGTCGCGGGCCTGTTCACGCGCCTCACCAAGGACTGGACGGCCGAGCAGCGGGTGCGCGGGGTGCTCGGGCTCTGTTACGGCGACCCGGGGCGGGTCACGCCCGAGGGATTCCGGGCGGCCGTGCGCGAGATGGAGCGGCGCCTCGCCCTGCCGTACTTCTGGGACGCGATGGCGCGGTCGGCCCGCGGCATCGTGAACGCCTACACCCTCGGCGGCCAGCACGGCCTGTGGCGGCAGGCCGAGCGGGTGCTCGCGCCGACCCTGCTCGTCTACGGCGGCCGGGACCTGCTCGTGTCGTACCGCGTGGCGCGCAAGGCGGCGGCCGCCTTCCGCGACTCCCGGCTGCTCACGCTGCCGGACGCGGGGCACGTGGCGATGATGGAGTATCCGGAGACCGTGGCCGCCGCGATTCGTGAACTTCTGGCCGATACCGGGGAGTTGGCCGGTCCGGATGAGTTGAGCGAGGCGCCTGGTGTGCGCGATGGTGGCCGTGTGAGTGACCATCGCGATTCGGGTTCGAGGAGCTGA
- a CDS encoding TetR/AcrR family transcriptional regulator, giving the protein MTAIEQTEAARPRGTRLPRRARRNQLLGAAQEVFVAQGYHAAAMDDIAERAGVSKPVLYQHFPGKLDLYLALLDQHCENLLQAVRTALASTTDNKQRVGATMDAYFGYVEDDGGAFRLVFESDLTNEPAVRERVDKVTLECAEAICEVIAEDTGLSKAESMLLASGLGGLSQVVARYWLHSDGGVPREKAVQLLTSLAWRGIAGFPLHGAEGH; this is encoded by the coding sequence GTGACAGCCATCGAGCAGACCGAGGCGGCGCGCCCGCGGGGCACACGCCTGCCGCGCCGTGCCCGACGCAACCAGCTCCTGGGCGCGGCCCAGGAGGTCTTCGTGGCCCAGGGGTACCACGCGGCGGCCATGGACGACATCGCCGAGCGGGCAGGCGTCAGCAAGCCGGTGCTCTACCAGCACTTCCCCGGCAAGCTCGACCTCTATCTGGCCCTGCTCGACCAGCACTGCGAGAACCTGCTGCAGGCGGTGCGCACGGCGCTCGCGTCGACGACGGACAACAAGCAGCGCGTCGGCGCGACGATGGACGCCTACTTCGGGTACGTCGAGGACGACGGCGGCGCGTTCCGCCTGGTCTTCGAGTCGGACCTGACGAACGAGCCCGCGGTCCGCGAGCGCGTGGACAAGGTGACCCTGGAGTGCGCGGAGGCGATCTGCGAGGTCATCGCGGAGGACACCGGCCTCTCCAAGGCCGAGTCGATGCTCCTGGCCTCGGGGCTCGGCGGCCTCTCCCAGGTCGTCGCGCGCTACTGGCTGCACAGCGACGGGGGCGTCCCGCGCGAGAAGGCCGTGCAGCTGCTCACCTCGCTGGCCTGGCGCGGCATCGCGGGCTTCCCGCTGCACGGCGCCGAGGGTCACTGA
- a CDS encoding DUF3107 domain-containing protein: MEVKIGVQHAPREIVLESGQSVEEVESAVADALSGKAQLLTLADDKGRKVLVPADRLAYVEIGEPTVRKVGFGAL, from the coding sequence GTGGAGGTCAAGATCGGCGTGCAGCACGCGCCTCGCGAGATCGTTCTGGAGAGCGGTCAGAGCGTCGAGGAGGTCGAGAGCGCGGTGGCCGACGCCCTGTCGGGCAAGGCCCAGCTGCTGACTCTGGCGGACGACAAGGGCCGCAAGGTCCTGGTGCCTGCCGACCGCCTCGCGTACGTGGAGATCGGCGAGCCGACCGTGCGCAAGGTGGGCTTCGGGGCCCTGTAG
- a CDS encoding ferritin-like fold-containing protein has product METPDTAAQPPEDNEDKGSAAPTGVAAQDWKTASADPQYRAAVVDLLGALAYGELAAFERLAEDAKLAPTLGDKAELAKMASAEFHHFERLRDRLAAVGEEPTAAMEPFVEALDGFHRQTAPSDWLEGLVKAYVGDSIASDFYREVAARLDGDTRSLVLGVLDDTGHASFAVEKVRAAIDADPRVGGRLALWARRLMGEALSQSQRVVADRDALSTMLVGGVADGFDLAEVGRMFSRITEAHTKRMAALGLAA; this is encoded by the coding sequence ATGGAGACGCCTGACACCGCCGCGCAGCCCCCCGAAGACAACGAGGACAAGGGATCCGCCGCCCCCACCGGGGTCGCCGCCCAGGACTGGAAGACAGCCTCCGCCGACCCGCAGTACCGCGCCGCCGTCGTGGACCTGCTCGGCGCGCTCGCCTACGGCGAGCTCGCGGCGTTCGAGCGGCTCGCGGAGGACGCGAAGCTGGCGCCGACCCTCGGCGACAAGGCGGAGCTGGCGAAGATGGCGTCGGCCGAGTTCCACCACTTCGAGCGGCTGCGGGACCGGCTCGCGGCGGTCGGCGAGGAGCCGACGGCGGCGATGGAGCCCTTCGTCGAGGCGCTCGACGGCTTCCACCGCCAGACGGCGCCGTCGGACTGGCTCGAAGGCCTGGTCAAGGCGTACGTCGGCGACTCCATCGCCAGTGACTTCTACCGCGAGGTGGCGGCGCGCCTCGACGGCGACACCCGCAGCCTGGTGCTCGGCGTCCTCGACGACACCGGCCACGCCAGCTTCGCCGTGGAGAAGGTGCGGGCCGCGATCGACGCCGACCCGCGCGTCGGCGGGCGGCTCGCGCTGTGGGCGCGGCGGCTGATGGGCGAGGCGCTCTCGCAGTCGCAGCGGGTCGTCGCGGACCGGGACGCCCTGTCGACGATGCTGGTCGGCGGGGTCGCGGACGGGTTCGACCTGGCGGAGGTCGGCCGGATGTTCTCGCGGATCACCGAGGCGCACACGAAGCGGATGGCGGCACTGGGTCTCGCCGCCTGA
- a CDS encoding DEAD/DEAH box helicase: MTLPVALSGTDVIGQAKTGTGKTLGFGLPLLERVTVPADVEAGRATPEQLTEAPQALVVVPTRELCQQVTNDLLTAGKARNVRVLAIYGGRAYEPQVEALKKGIDVVVGTPGRLLDLAGQRKLNLKHVKCLVLDEADEMLDLGFLPDVEKIINMLPAKRQTMLFSATMPGAVIGLARRYMLQPTHIRATAPDDEGATVANTTQFVYRAHSMDKPEMVSRILQADGRGLAMIFCRTKRTAADIAEQLERRGFASGAVHGDLGQGAREQALRAFRNGKVDVLVCTDVAARGIDVEGVTHVINYQSPEDEKTYLHRIGRTGRAGASGTAITLVDWDDIPRWQLINKALDLGFNDPVETYSSSPHLYEELHIPVGTKGVLPRAERTRAGLDAEEIEDLGETGARGGGSRGSRGGPRRGERAAGHPQAEEAERPARTPRRRRRTRAGAPLDAEATPSAAPSEKPAAASTVTEEAAPRTPRRRRRTRAGADSAASATATASASAPSAASAPTAAAAPAAAAEEAPAKPRRRRTRKSAEAADS; the protein is encoded by the coding sequence ATGACGCTCCCCGTTGCCCTTTCCGGCACCGACGTCATCGGCCAGGCCAAGACCGGCACCGGCAAGACGCTGGGCTTCGGCCTGCCGCTCCTCGAGCGTGTGACCGTCCCCGCGGACGTCGAGGCCGGGCGCGCGACGCCCGAGCAGCTGACGGAGGCCCCGCAGGCCCTCGTCGTCGTCCCCACCCGCGAGCTGTGCCAGCAGGTCACCAACGACCTGCTGACCGCCGGCAAGGCGCGCAACGTCCGCGTCCTCGCCATATACGGCGGCCGTGCCTACGAACCGCAGGTCGAGGCCCTGAAGAAGGGCATCGACGTCGTCGTCGGCACCCCCGGCCGCCTGCTCGACCTCGCCGGACAGCGCAAGCTGAACCTGAAGCACGTCAAGTGCCTCGTCCTCGACGAGGCCGACGAGATGCTCGACCTGGGCTTCCTGCCCGACGTCGAGAAGATCATCAACATGCTTCCGGCGAAGCGTCAGACGATGCTCTTCTCCGCGACGATGCCGGGCGCCGTCATCGGCCTCGCCCGCCGCTACATGTTGCAGCCCACGCACATCCGCGCCACCGCGCCGGACGACGAGGGCGCGACCGTCGCCAACACCACGCAGTTCGTGTACCGCGCGCACTCCATGGACAAGCCGGAGATGGTCTCCCGCATCCTGCAGGCCGACGGCCGCGGGCTCGCGATGATCTTCTGCCGTACGAAGCGGACGGCCGCGGACATCGCCGAGCAGCTGGAGCGGCGCGGCTTCGCCTCCGGCGCGGTCCACGGCGACCTCGGCCAGGGCGCCCGCGAGCAGGCGCTGCGCGCGTTCCGCAACGGCAAGGTCGACGTTCTGGTGTGCACCGACGTCGCCGCCCGCGGCATCGACGTCGAGGGCGTCACGCACGTCATCAACTACCAGTCGCCCGAGGACGAGAAGACCTACCTCCACCGGATCGGCCGCACCGGCCGCGCCGGTGCCTCCGGCACGGCGATCACCCTCGTCGACTGGGACGACATCCCGCGCTGGCAGCTCATCAACAAGGCGCTCGACCTGGGCTTCAACGACCCGGTCGAGACGTACTCCAGCTCTCCGCACCTGTACGAGGAGCTGCACATCCCCGTCGGCACGAAGGGCGTCCTTCCGCGTGCCGAGCGCACCCGTGCCGGGCTCGACGCCGAGGAGATCGAGGACCTCGGTGAGACCGGGGCCCGTGGCGGGGGCTCGCGCGGCTCCCGCGGTGGCCCGCGCCGCGGTGAGCGTGCCGCCGGCCACCCGCAGGCCGAGGAGGCCGAGCGTCCCGCTCGTACGCCGCGCCGTCGTCGCCGCACCCGTGCGGGCGCGCCCCTCGACGCCGAGGCCACGCCGTCGGCGGCGCCGTCGGAGAAGCCTGCGGCTGCGTCGACCGTGACCGAGGAAGCCGCGCCGCGTACGCCGCGACGGCGGCGCCGGACGCGTGCGGGGGCGGACTCCGCGGCGTCCGCGACGGCCACGGCGTCCGCGTCGGCCCCGTCGGCAGCCTCAGCTCCGACCGCTGCTGCCGCGCCCGCCGCTGCCGCGGAGGAGGCGCCGGCCAAGCCGCGTCGCCGCCGCACCCGCAAGTCGGCTGAGGCCGCGGACAGCTAG
- a CDS encoding alpha/beta fold hydrolase has product MSRPPTFTPPEGTLAYPLRTERGEFAVLDTRPTGRVKGTALLLPGYTGSKEDFIALLQPLAEAGYRTVAVDGRGQYESPGPDDESAYAQAELAQDVLAQAAAVRTADEGPAHLMGHSLGGLVARAAVLLAPPGTFASLTLVASGPARISPSQRTRATLLTDAVAAHPMDVVWDAIQALDPVEDVAVGADGGGADAAALRARWLRNNPAQLIATGRQLCAEPDRVDDLAAVPLPKHVMSGESDDTWPVPLLDEMARRLRAHRTVVTGANHSPNTDRPAATAAALAAFWDRTADQAPGHTAESPR; this is encoded by the coding sequence ATGAGTAGGCCCCCCACCTTCACCCCGCCCGAAGGCACCCTCGCGTACCCCCTCCGGACGGAGCGCGGCGAGTTCGCCGTGCTCGACACCCGCCCGACCGGCCGGGTCAAGGGCACCGCCCTGCTCCTGCCGGGGTACACGGGGAGCAAGGAGGACTTCATCGCCCTGCTCCAGCCCCTCGCCGAGGCCGGCTACCGCACGGTCGCCGTCGACGGCCGAGGCCAGTACGAGTCCCCGGGCCCGGACGACGAATCCGCTTACGCCCAGGCCGAGTTGGCGCAGGACGTCCTGGCCCAGGCGGCAGCCGTCCGCACCGCGGACGAGGGCCCGGCCCACCTGATGGGCCACTCCCTGGGCGGCCTGGTGGCCCGCGCCGCCGTCCTTCTCGCGCCCCCGGGCACCTTCGCCTCACTCACCCTCGTCGCATCGGGACCGGCCCGCATCTCCCCGTCCCAGCGCACCCGCGCCACGCTCCTCACGGACGCCGTCGCGGCGCACCCGATGGACGTGGTGTGGGACGCGATCCAGGCCCTGGACCCGGTGGAGGACGTGGCCGTGGGCGCGGACGGCGGCGGCGCCGACGCGGCGGCGCTGCGCGCCCGTTGGCTGCGCAACAACCCGGCCCAGCTCATCGCCACCGGCAGGCAGCTGTGCGCCGAACCCGACCGTGTCGACGACCTCGCCGCCGTACCGCTGCCCAAGCACGTGATGTCCGGCGAGAGCGACGACACCTGGCCCGTGCCGCTCCTCGACGAGATGGCGAGGCGGCTGCGCGCCCACCGCACCGTGGTCACCGGCGCGAACCACTCCCCCAACACCGACCGACCGGCGGCGACGGCGGCAGCCCTGGCCGCCTTCTGGGACCGGACAGCCGACCAGGCCCCCGGCCACACCGCCGAAAGCCCGCGCTAG